From Desulfoplanes formicivorans:
AAGACGGGCAAGCAAATCAGGGTCATCCTCGAGAACCACCAGCATCTTCGTATCGGGCCGATGAGCCAGCAGGGCAGGAACATCATGACTGATGGCAATGCCCTGATCACGGATCAAGGCGGCATCCGTATCCTGCTCGGAAACCACAACCCCTGTCAGGAAGACTTCCGGAAACAGTTCCTGCAGGGCGTGATCGTCCAAGCGCTGGATAAACTCATGTATCTGTGAAACCTTGCCCACCAGACCCATGCCAATCAGCAGACTGTTCCTTCTCATTCTTGCTCCCTGCGCACCCCGGCGCTCCCTGTGGTAGTGACAAAGCCCGACAAACATGGCTCCAGCAATATCCCGCGAAGTTGCGCGTGGCAATGGCTAATGGCTGCAATCTGTCCTGTTCCCTCAGCAGTTCACGGTGCTTCATGGAATCCACCCGCCCGGGCAAGCCTCCGGATTGCCCTGATCCGTTCAACCACCGGAGGATGGGAATACCGCAACGCCACATACCAGGGGTGTGGGGTGAGATTGGACAGATTATCTGCAGCAAGTTTTTTCAGGGCCGTTACCAAATCTTCAGGATCATCAATATGAAGGGCCGCGAATCTGTCCGCCTCCCATTCATGTTTCCGGGAAAAAAAATTGCTTACCGGTCCAAGGACCAGAGACAGGGGGGTATACAACAGGGCGAAAATGACCAATCCCGTGTGCACCGAAGGAACTTCAACACCAAAGGCCGCGGACAATTCCCTTGCGCCCATGACCTGGGCCATGAGCCAGAACACGACTCCTGTCTTGGCAATGCCCATGATCAATCCCTTGATGATATGTTTGCACTTATAATGCCCGACCTCATGGGCCAAAATGGCCACCAGCTCCCTGACAGTGCGTCTTTCAATAAGGGTATCAAACAGGGCTATCTGTTTTCTGGATCCAAATCCGGTGAAAAAGGCATTGGACTTGGAGGACCGTCTGGATCCGTCCATGACAACAATACCGGCAAGCCTGAATCCGACCCGTTCGGCAAATTGCGTGACCGCATCCCTGAGCTCTCCCTCCTTAAGCGGGGTAAAATCATTGAAAAGAGGTAAAATGAATCGGGGAGCGCCATAATGTATGGTAATCATGAACAGGGTAGTACATCCCCAACACCAGATCCAGGCCTGATGGTCCGTGCGCATGAACAACCAGAGCACGACTCCCAGCAAGACACCTCCCAAAACCATGGTCAATGCATAGCCCTTGAGTCGATCCGACCAGAAGGTGCGCATGGTCGTGGTGTTGAATCCGAACCGTTCCTCCAGCGAAAAGGTCAGGTAGAGGTCAAACGGAATGGACAGCAGATCCGATGCCAGACCGAGAATACCAAAATACACCAGTCCGACCACAAGGGGGGAAAAACCCAGGGATCGCACCCAACCATCCAGCAAGCCAATGCCTCCAAGGGAGATGAACATGACCACAAGCAGGTACTCAAAGGTTCCCTTGACCATGGAAAATCGGGATCGGACACGTGTGTAGTCCTGGGATCGGGCGTAGGCCTTGGCATCAAGGACATCCGTGAATGCATCGGGAATGGCCGAAGAAAGACAGGACAGATTCCTGTTTTCCAGAACGAGATCAAGAACCCAGGCAAGGGTCAGAAAGATGAGCACCAACAACAAAAAGGGATTCATGACAATCATGCTTACAGGTTGAAAATGAAAAAGCCCAATCGCACCCGCAATGCGGGATCAAAAGCCCCTGCCTCTCAACTGGCGTATCGGACCGTTGCACATCTGGCCGGGAAACAGTTTGCAAACAGAATCAGCGCGACTGTCTTTGAAGACCGCCGCGCTGACAGTTGACGCCATGACCCAACCGGCAAGACGCTGGCAAGACGCTAGAAAAGGTCACCGGCAAGGCGGCAGGCCTTCTGCATGGCAAAGGCCTCGGCAACCGGTTCACAGGTCAGGGTACCCTTGTAAATATTCAGTCCACGCATCAGGGCTCTGCTCTCGGTGCAGGCCTTTTCAACTCCCTTGTTGGCCAGTTGCAAGCCGTATCTGATGGTGGCGTTGTTCAAGGCAAAGGTGGACGTCCGGGCGTAAGCACCAGGCATGTTGCTCACACAATAGTGGACAATGCCCTCTTCTTCGAAAACAGGATCATCATGAGTGGTTGGAACGGATGTTTCCGTGCATCCCCCCTGATCAATGGCCACATCGACAATAACAGCGCCCGGACGCATGGAACGAAGCAGGGAACGGGTTACCAGTCTGGGAGCCTTGGCCCCGGGAATGAGCACCGCACCAATGACCAGATCGGCCCGTTCAAGGGTCCGCTTGAGGTTGATGTGATCACTGTACACCGGAAATACATTGGCCGGCATGATGTTTCCCAGATGTTCCAACGTGGCATGATTGATATCCAATATGGTCACCCGTGCGCCCAGACCGGCGGCCACACGGGCTGCATTGGCCCCCACGGTACCTCCGCCAATGACAACAACATTGGCGGGAAGAACCCCGGGAACCCCTGTGGGTAGAACTCCTCTTCCTCCCTTGGGACGCCCCAGATAAAAGGCCCCCATGAGAGGTGCCATACGGCCAGCCACTTCGCTCATAGGTTTGAGCAGGGGAAGCAGACCATTGTCTTCCTGAACGGTTTCATACGCCAGGGCCGTGATCTTACTGTCCATGCACGCCCTGGTCAGCTTGTGGCTGGCTGCAAAATGAAAATATGTGTAAACGAGCTGGCCTGGACGCATGAGGGGATATTCAGCAGGCAGGGGTTCCTTGACCTTGACGATCATGTCGGACTGTTCCCAGACATCGGCTGCCGTGGGTACAATGGTTGCTCCGGCCTGAATATACTCCTCATCGGCAATGTCCGAGCCTTGTCCCGCCCCTTTCTGGATGAAAACCGCATGGCCATTGTCCACATAGGTATGGACCGATGCCGGGGTGAGACCGACCCGATATTCATGATTCTTTATTTCCGATGGGCAACCAATGTTCACAACAACCTCCGAGAGGTAAAAAATCCAATGATAGGCAACACATCTCAAGAATGGATGTTCAGAAAGAATCGTCAAAGGGAATGGACAGGATATCCTCGAGATAGGTTTTGCTCACTCCAAGCCGGGCAAACCACGCAAAATGCTCAAGCATGAAAACCAAACTGTCCTGGAGATCCTTGGCAGAATGGGGTTCAAGAGTAATGGTAGGCACAAGCTCCATGAGCTCCAGGGTGGCAAAGACCTCGTTCCAGGGCACGGATCCGTTGCCAAGCCCCAGATGAAGATCCCTTAATCCGCTATTGTCATGCAAATGCACATGGCCAAGAAAGGAGCCGAGTTTTTGAAGCCACAGTCCGAAATTTTTGCTGTTGGCCCCGCGTGCAAACGAGTACCAATGCCCAACATCCAAGCAAAAACCACATGTTTCGGCATGAATTTCCGAAAGAAAATCATGCATGACACCTGGTTCCCGGCAATACACGTTTTCAAAGAAGACCTGGGGATGATCCTGCCAGGCATGCAGGATGGATCGCCATGATTCCAGAGCCCAAGATGACCATTCGGAAAAACAATCGGCATAATGTTCCTGATAGCCTGTATGCGCAATCAGATGAACCGGATTGTACAAACGGGCTATTTGAAGGGAGTCCTGCAGCCGTTTGCACGATGCCTTGCGTATGGCAGCATCAGGGCTGCCCGGATGGAGATCCATAAAGGGAAGATGCACAGCGCAGTCAATGCCGGCCTTTTGGAATTCGCCTGACAAAAACTGATGGTAGCCAACATCAAGGCTATCCAAGGTTTTGGCATCCAGGCCTATTTCAATATTGATCTTCCGATGTACACAGATATCAAACACATTTTTGTTATGGGCCAAGAGTCGGATGGGAAAGGCTACAAAAAAAGACATTTTTTTCCAACCTCGTTGTTTGGGTGAACAGGAAGGATCATGCCATTCTCCATGCGCCATTTTCCTGATTCAACCCCCATCAGGCATGGATGGGTAAGGCTACTATGGCAAAACAGCTGTCGCTTCAGCAGCCAGGGTGTCAGCCACATGAATCCGTATGTCATGAAGATGTTTGAAATCCCTTGCTGTGTACATACGAAGAACATGTGATTCACCCGGCTGCCAGGTCATGAACTCATTGAACGACACGGGCCAGTCATCCACAAGAATCATGGCGTCTGAAACATCCCGCGGTGTCCAGATATCGCTGATCCGATATGATCCCGGCGGCATGACAATGGATGTATCAGCCAATGAAATAACGGTTTTTTCGGATACTGCATTCACTAGTTCAATAGCTTTGACAACGCAAGGATGAACTCTGAAATGTAAGACATTTCGAGGTGATCCAGGCGTTTCTCGGACAACCCGGAAGAGCCAGCATCCATCGGCTTCCTCGCGTAGATATTTCCCCAGAAAATTGGATTTTCTGATCAGCACGGGATTTTCTACGTCCTGACCACTATTCCCATGTTTTTCAGATACAAATCCCTTGACGTTCAGAATTTCATTTTTCCTGCCATTCCAGATTCCTTCCATGATAAGCTGATCTCCTTCAAAAACATCAACAATGGTTCCGGAAGGTCTGCAATGTATGTTGTTATTGAGTGAATAAATAAAAATGGGATGAACGGCTGCCTGGTTCTTGGACCACGTTCCCTTCCACTGAATGGGAATTTTTCTGACAATTTTCCCATCCACGGCAAACAGTAAATATTGAAAGGGATCAAGCGGGAGGAATTCCATGCCAAGAATATTGTAATCCCGTCTTCTTGATGTATAAACAGCATACTCCCTGGATCCATCATACTTTTCTGATCCAAACAGGGAAACGGAAAGAGGTGTATAGGCATGCAGAGTTATGTGACCATTACCAACAGGTTGTCCATTGATACGCACATTATGCAGGGGATCATGCCATGTTGCAATCTCGTCAGGTCCTATATCCGGGATGGTGCAGGATACACCGAATTCATCCAAAAACGCCTTGACCACCTCGATCTGCCGTCGAACCTTCCAGTCAAGGTCAAGAATGTTCTTGCTCACCTCAACAGCCACTGCCGGAATGTGCAATTGCTTGACCGCATAAAAACTCAGTGACTTTTGCTGCTCGGGGTAGCTGGTACGCGGAGAGAACGTCTGGGTATTGAACAGTCTGAATGCCCATTTGCTGGGAACAAGGTTTCTGTTGACCCGTTCCAGAACCTTGTGGGCCATGTCAGCCAGATAGAGCTGGTCCTTGAAAACAGCCGTATCAATAATGACCGACTGTCCGAAACGATGGGGACCGCGCAAACGGTCAATGGGGGTGGGATGATAAAAGCCGCTTCCTTCGTGCAGATGAATGAAGCCATCACACTTGCCGATGAGAAATTTGATAACCCGAGCCAGGCGGTCTTCGAAATACCTATCATAATCGCGATCAAAACGGCGATTGAGATCAACATTGCATTGGCGTTGGTGCATGTTGATGGAAGGAACATCAGCCCTGGGAACGACAATGAGATTGCCGGCGTGCACCTTGGTTCGACTCAGGATCTGCCCGGCAATAAATCCTGCATCCTCATCACCCTGGATGCCCCCTTGAATCATAATTGTTGGTCCGGGCTTGTCTCCTTGTATAAAATGAACCCGGAGAGGATATTGGGTATCCTTGAAAAAAACAAATTGCCTATGCCCTGATTCACCTTCATGAGACATTGCAGGAACAGAGCACAGCAAAATCAAACTACAAAAGAATATTTGACAACAAATATGTTTCACGAAACACCGTTTTACCTGGTGATTGATTAATTGTAATGCGAATACCAAAAATATCATTCTTCACAAGTTGTTTTGGAATAGGAATACGTACATTGTATTGTTTCATCCTTCTAAGCTCAAAAAACATATCACTTCGTGTTTCTACGTCAACAACATCGCCAGAAGATGAAACAATATGAATTACAACATTTCCATTAACAACTCCATTATCTTCAAAATTACGTTTATTAATATCAAAAGATAAATTTATAAATTTTTTTATAAATTTTGCCTGAACATTACTAGCAATCAAAACATTTTTATCTATAGATCCAAAAATATCATTAAGATTAATATACGACTTGTCTGTATTATTATTCTTTATCTCTATAATTTTCGTATCAAGAGCAGCACTACCATTAACATCATATTGCTGCATCTTTTCAATATTACGAAGACGTTTCAACTCCATATTATTATCAAGCAAGGTATTTTGCATATTTTGCAGATCAATATCGAGTTGTTTATTTTCATTCCAAAAATAAAAAACACCATACCCGCCGAGAACTGCACACAATCCAACGAGTATGGTTCCATATATTAAGGCCTTGACACACCAAGGATGCATCCTCACGCGGTATACATCCTTGTCGTCACGCATAACGAGAATACTTATTAAATTTTTGTCATTCATGGATCCAGTCTCTTCCATGTTTCAGAAATGATACGCCAATGATTTTCGTCTATTCGCTTCAGGACAAGCGTTTTGATCCCCTTGTCGGCATAGCCATTTTCAGCTTGGTAATATTGGGTAAATCGAACACGAGCACCATCGTTTTGCAGACGCACAACCGGATTTTCCATGAGAATCCTGGTCGGCTTTTTTCCCTGCTTGATGAGATTGTTCTTGTGTTCAGCAATCGACCGTTTCCCGTGGATACCGCCTTGTACGGCATTATGGGTATAACAGGTCATATACTCTTCAATATTGCCTTGTTCCCATGATCTTTTCCAATACTCAACCCACTCAACAATCTGGGTGGTTATCTTGTTCACATATACATTTTCCAACCCAGTAGGAGTGCTGAACCATTCACTCCCGATAATTTTCCATCCTCCCGCATCATCAGCCTTCCAATACAACCGCTTGATGCCTTCTGATGTAAAGCCCGGAGCCTTATACAACTGTTTGAAATACGTTACACAATATTCTTGACCTTCAATACATTTTATGTCGTCGATCACGACATCAATCCACGCATATCTTTGAAACAATCCCTGCTTATGTTCAAAAAAGCTCTTGGAAAAAAAATGGGGATCATAAAACGAAAAAAAACGAGATGCTTTGTTATCCCATGCCTGGGCCCAGGTGGTGGTGGCCTGTATCAATTGTTCACTGATGCTCTCGTGTGCCGGCACATCATTGTTCAGGGATATGGTATGACCGATAATGACCGGTGTTGTATTGATCTGAACTTCCGACTGGAAGGTTTTGATGTCATGGTTGTTAAGGGCAACACACCCTCTTGTCTCGTGAGGCTTGATGGGTTTGCCCCGACCATGCAGCCATATGCCGTGCCCGGTCTTTCCCTTGGCCTGATCAACAGGATTGGGGAAATTGAGCACAAAGGCGAGATCCCCATACAGGCCGAAATTGAGTCCCTGCTCCTTTTTCCCCTGGATGAAATAGATTCCTTCGGGGGTTTTCATGTCTCCCTCGCGAAACTTGTCACCATTGACCTTACCTGTTGCGCAAGGGATTTTTTTCACCAAATCGAGCTGTTGGGAAACATTGTTTTTCCGAAAATACAACAAAACCTGCTTACTTTTATCAATGGCAAACAGGGAATCAGGACCATGGGAACTCATGGGCCAACTCAGGGCCCAGGTTGGATGCGCGTTGCCAAACACGACCAACATACACATCCCGACAATAAAGAACATGCTTGTATGACAACGTGTTTCAATCATGACTGCAGTATTCCTCGTATATACAATGCGCCAAAAAGGGTTGTGGAGTCATGGCGTTAGGCGAAATGGCCTTCCTGGAGAAGGGAGGCACGAGTGAACAGAGCCTCAAGGGTGTATCCTTCCAGGGCAAGGGCATCGGCTCCTCCTTGTTCGCGATCCAGAACACAGATGACCTGGGCAACCTTGAGCCCCGCATCCTCTACACGTTTGCACGCGGTGATCAGACTTCCCCCAGTGGTGACCACATCCTCAAGCATGCACACCTGGTCACCCGGAGAAAAATTCTTCAATCCCTCCAGGTACTGGTTGGTGCCGTGTCCCTTGGAGGTCTTGCGCACAATAAATCCCGGCAGGGGCATGTTTCTTACCTGGGAAAGAACACTGACCGCAGACACCAGGGGATCGGCCCCAAGGGTCATTCCACCAACTCCCTGGATCCCTCCATGTCTGGCAATGATATCCAGGCACAGGTTGCCGATGAGCCAGCCCCCCTCTGGATGCAGGGCGGTCTGCTTGCAGTCAAAATAATAGTCGCTTTGCTGGCCCGAGGTGAGCACAAAGGAACCCTCCAAATAGGATTTTTCCAGAAGGAGCTCAGCCAGACGGGTACGCATGGACGTATTGGTATGGGTCATCATGTACTCGAGAAGTTAGTGGCTTGAAGCATCAAACACCCGGGAAAAAATCATGTCTTCATGGCGCAGGTAATAGGAAGGATCAAAAACCCTGTCCATGACCTCGGCAGAAAGGAGTTCCTTCATGGCCGGGTCATTGCGGACGGTCTGGGGGAAAGAGATCTTGTTCTGCCAGCAATGCATGGCCAGTTTCTGGACCATTTCGTACCCTTTTTGTCGTTCCAGGCCGGCATCCACCAAAGCCAGCAAGACCCGCTGGGAAAAATAGATGTCAAAGGAGCCATGAAGATTGCGCTCCATATTTTCGGGAATGATCCGCAGATTGGTGACCAGCGTGTTCAGCCGGTGGAGCATATAATCGATAAGAATGGTTGAATCGGGCATGATGACCCGTTCTACAGAAGAATGGCTGATATCCCGCTCGTGCCACAGTCCGGTGTTCTCCATGGCACTGACACTGTTGCTGCGAACGAGACGGGCCAGTCCGCACAGGTTTTCCGCGGAAATGGGATTCTTCTTGTGGGGCATGGCCGAAGACCCTTTCTGTCCCTTGGAAAATCCTTCCTCAACCTCCAAAACTTCTGTGCGCTGCAGATGTCTGAGCTCGATGCACAGTCGTTCGATGCCACCGGCAATGAGAGCCAGGGAGGTGAAGTACTGGGCGTAACGATCACGCTGGATGATCTGCGTGGACACGGGATCCACATGCAACCCGAGAAGATCGCAGGCAATGGCTTCCACCTGGGGGTCGAGCTGGGCATAGGTTCCTACGGCTCCGGAAATCTTGCCCACCTGGATATTCTCGAGGGCAGCCTTCCACCGTTTTTGATGGCGTTTGAACTCGGCGTAAAAACCCGCCATTTTCAAACCAAAACTGGTAGGTTCGGCATGGATGCCGTGTGTTCGGCCCATGACCATGCGTCCCTTGTTGTCCATGGCCTTTTTTTTCAGGGTGGCAAGGATCATGTCCAGATCACGGGCGATCTGTTCACCGGCCCGAACCAGAAGAATCCCGTTGGCCGTATCCACAATATCCGAGGAGGTACACCCCAGATGAATGAACCGGGAGGCAGGTCCGACCTTTTCTTCCACAGCGGTCAAAAAGGCGATCACATCGTGCTTGGTGATCTGTTCCAGCTCCAGAATCCGATTCACGTCAAAATCCGCCTTGTCGCGGATGACCTGCATTTCCTGTTGGGGAATACGTCCAAGACGTGTCCAGGCTTCGCATATGGCCAGCTCGACTTCCAGCCAGACCCTGAATTTGTTTTCCAAAGTCCACAGGGAAGCCATTTCTTGGCGACTATATCTCTCTATCATGATGGTTCCGTAGGTTGGTGAGCCGTGGCCGGCTCAACTTTCATGACTGCAAAAAAAAGGCAGCCGAAGCTGCCCTGCCCTGCATGGGGCACAAAACAAATGAAAACAGAAAGGGTATATATCAGAAATGACAGTATGTATTTCGGGACAAAAACCCTTGGGCGATTCGTGCATAACAATGATGCCTACCTGGTCTCTACGCATGTTCCTGTCCCCGGACATACTGAATCGTCCCTTCTTTATTTGCCGGCAGCCTCCTTGGCTTCCTTGATGCGCTGCTTGAGACGTTTTTCCCTGCGCTGACGACGTCGATCAAGTTCCTTTTTACGTTCGATTTTCTTGTGAGCCATGGTATGTAAGCCTCCTGAAGGTATTTTCTTGAAAAAGAAGTTGCATCAATAACCAAAGAAGGGCCGGCTTGTCCAGCAGTTCAACCTCCTCAGATTCTGATCAGCTCATACTGTCGCGTCCCCATGCCCAGGCTCTGGGCGTGTTCGAGCACATGCGTTCCGTCGGCATGGGGATGAATGGCAGCGAACTTGTCCTCTCCAGGAAGGATGTCTGCAGGCAGTCGGCTTGGATGCAGACAGGGGGCCTGATTGACCAGGTCCAGACAGGCCTGGTCCAGGGCAACGGGATCATAGGAAACAGCCACACCCAGATCCGGACAGATGGAGGCGTCGGAAAATCCAGTGCAATCACATCCCGGTGAAACATGGGTGATGAAACTGACATGCAAGCAGGGGCGTTTGTGGGTTGCCACCACAGCGGCTGCGTATTCGGCCATGCGTTCGAGAAACACGCGAACATCCACCTTCCAGTTTACGGTCAAACCCTGATGCCGGCATGCAGCAAGGCACGCAGCACACCCCACGCATTTTTCCGGATCCAGGGCGATTTTGCCGTTTTCCAGCACCTGCAGGGCCCCGGGTTGACAGACCGAAACGCATGCCTTGCATCCCGTGCAATGATCGGTGTTTACCAGGGGTCCCATGCCGCAATGCTGCTGCATCTTTCCCTTGCGGGTGGCACATCCCATGCCCAGATTTTTGATGGCTCCGCCGAACCCAGCCAGATCATGTCCCTTGAAATGGTTCAGGGTCACAAGCATGTCCGCGTCAACAATGTCACCGGCCAGAAAACAGGTGTCAAAATGAACGCCCGGGCAGGGGACCTCCCGTTCATTATTGCTTTTCAGACCATCAGCAATAATGACGGGTGCTCCTGTCACATGGGGCGTGAAACCGTGTTTTTCCGCCCGAAGGTGATGGGACACGGATTCGCCTCGTTCTCCCGTGTACAGGGTGTTGGTATCTGTCAGAAAGGGGATGCCGCCTGCCTTGCGAATGAATTCGACCAGAGGAGCCACCATAAGAGGGGATATGAACCCCGTTGTTCCGGCTTCGCCAAAATGCATCTTCAGGGCGGTGAGACTCCCCGGGTCAATGTGTTTGCCCAGGCCTGCTGTTTTGAGCAGCTTTTTCATTCTGAGGTGGAAAGGCATTTTTCGGCTGGTTGCCAGATTCCAGAAGATGACGTTACTGGCCATGATGGTTTCCTTGTGTTGAAAGGGAGTTTGCTATTCGGGAACAGGTTGTTGTGTTGTTATTATAAAAGAAGTTTTTTGATAATAAGAAATAATAGGGGGTGTAGGTTTGTTCCTAAGTTCGATAACTTGTTTGAATCAAATATTTTTTTATGGTATTTTTTAGCAACGATCAAGGAACGAATGAACAGGTGGGGGCAGGATGTGCATTCAAGCGACATATTGGAACACACAAGGAATAAAATAATCCACAGATTGTTCTTAAGTTTTTAATCTATTGAAATAATGTGATATATGAAAAAAACACCCATTTGATCCCAACAGCTGAACCGGGTAATTTCTGCTGATGGATGAACGTTTGCAGGAGGCACTATGAACACATTCACCATGGTCAGGCCCGAACATCTCAATCACCACGGTTACCTGTTCGGGGGGAGCATGCTCAAGTGGGTTGACGAGTATGCATGGCTCGTGGCGGCTCGTGATTTTCCCGGGTGTACCCTGGTGACCCGGGGCATGGATCGGATTGTTTTTTCCAAACAGGTGAAAAACGGTTCCATTCTCCGATTTTCCATTCTTCCCTGGAAACAGGGCAATACCTCGGTGACCTATGCGGTGGAGGTCCATGCGGACAGTCCCGGAGCCATGCAGGAGGAACTTGTTTTTTCCACCCATGTCACCTTTGTCCGGATTGATGAAGATGGTCACAAGACCGCACTTCCCAAGCGCGAAACCTACCGATCCATGGAAACGTCATGAGTGCCCGGTTTGTACAATGGCTGCGTTCTGATTGGACCATCGGCCACAAGACCGTTCACGGCCGTTTGGTCCTGGCTCCCATGTCCAAGCTCGGGCATGTGGCCTTTCGCGAACTTGTGGCCGGGTACGGCGGATACGGTCTACTGTTCTCGGAAATGTGCAGTGCCCGGGCCCTGCCTACGGCCAATCCCGATGTTTCTCCCTGTTTTCGATGGCGAACAAGTGAATTGCCGCATCTGGTCTGTCAGATTTTCGGTTCAGATCCCCAGGACATGGTTTTGGCTGCCCAGCGCATCCAGAAGGAAGGATTTTTCGGTGTGGACATGAACATGGGCTGTTCCGTATCCGGGATATGCAAGCACGGGTGCGGTGCAGACCTGCTCAATCATCCGGATGTGGCCGTTGCCATGGTGCGTGAGGTCAAAAGGGCCGTGTCCATTCCCGTATGTGTGAAGTACAGAACCGGCTGGAAGGATGACCCGGATTTTGCCGTGGACATGGCCAAAAGGTTTGAGGATGCCGGAGCTGATTGTCTGACCTTTCATCCCCGAGTGGCTCCGGACAGACGCTCACGTCCCCCAAAGTGGGAGTATATCGGTCGTGTCAAGCAGGCCGTGTCCATTCCTGTTCTGGGCAACGGCAATGTGTTTACCCTTGAAGATTGCCGGAAGATGGTGGAACAAACAGGATGTGACGGTGTGGCCCTGGGTCGAATGGCCATTGCCCGGCCGTGGATCTTTGCCCAGTGGACCGGAAGGCTTGAACCGGATGATGATATTTTTTACCAGGCCGCCCTCAACCTTGTGGACCTGCTGGAAACCCATTTTGGAGAGGATATGGGATTGCGCTATTTCAAGAAATATTCCCAATATCTGGCCGCCAATTTCGTGTATGGCCATACCATCTGGCCCCGGCTGTGGAAAGGGAACAGCCTGGATGCGGTGCGGGAAAACATCAGAAACTATCTGCATTCGTGTCCGGCCCTGTCTTCACGACCAAGTCTGTACATGTTTACCACCTGATGCAGGGA
This genomic window contains:
- a CDS encoding M48 family metallopeptidase; this encodes MNPFLLLVLIFLTLAWVLDLVLENRNLSCLSSAIPDAFTDVLDAKAYARSQDYTRVRSRFSMVKGTFEYLLVVMFISLGGIGLLDGWVRSLGFSPLVVGLVYFGILGLASDLLSIPFDLYLTFSLEERFGFNTTTMRTFWSDRLKGYALTMVLGGVLLGVVLWLFMRTDHQAWIWCWGCTTLFMITIHYGAPRFILPLFNDFTPLKEGELRDAVTQFAERVGFRLAGIVVMDGSRRSSKSNAFFTGFGSRKQIALFDTLIERRTVRELVAILAHEVGHYKCKHIIKGLIMGIAKTGVVFWLMAQVMGARELSAAFGVEVPSVHTGLVIFALLYTPLSLVLGPVSNFFSRKHEWEADRFAALHIDDPEDLVTALKKLAADNLSNLTPHPWYVALRYSHPPVVERIRAIRRLARAGGFHEAP
- the ald gene encoding alanine dehydrogenase, whose translation is MNIGCPSEIKNHEYRVGLTPASVHTYVDNGHAVFIQKGAGQGSDIADEEYIQAGATIVPTAADVWEQSDMIVKVKEPLPAEYPLMRPGQLVYTYFHFAASHKLTRACMDSKITALAYETVQEDNGLLPLLKPMSEVAGRMAPLMGAFYLGRPKGGRGVLPTGVPGVLPANVVVIGGGTVGANAARVAAGLGARVTILDINHATLEHLGNIMPANVFPVYSDHINLKRTLERADLVIGAVLIPGAKAPRLVTRSLLRSMRPGAVIVDVAIDQGGCTETSVPTTHDDPVFEEEGIVHYCVSNMPGAYARTSTFALNNATIRYGLQLANKGVEKACTESRALMRGLNIYKGTLTCEPVAEAFAMQKACRLAGDLF
- a CDS encoding sugar phosphate isomerase/epimerase family protein: MSFFVAFPIRLLAHNKNVFDICVHRKINIEIGLDAKTLDSLDVGYHQFLSGEFQKAGIDCAVHLPFMDLHPGSPDAAIRKASCKRLQDSLQIARLYNPVHLIAHTGYQEHYADCFSEWSSWALESWRSILHAWQDHPQVFFENVYCREPGVMHDFLSEIHAETCGFCLDVGHWYSFARGANSKNFGLWLQKLGSFLGHVHLHDNSGLRDLHLGLGNGSVPWNEVFATLELMELVPTITLEPHSAKDLQDSLVFMLEHFAWFARLGVSKTYLEDILSIPFDDSF
- a CDS encoding M99 family carboxypeptidase catalytic domain-containing protein codes for the protein MIFLVFALQLINHQVKRCFVKHICCQIFFCSLILLCSVPAMSHEGESGHRQFVFFKDTQYPLRVHFIQGDKPGPTIMIQGGIQGDEDAGFIAGQILSRTKVHAGNLIVVPRADVPSINMHQRQCNVDLNRRFDRDYDRYFEDRLARVIKFLIGKCDGFIHLHEGSGFYHPTPIDRLRGPHRFGQSVIIDTAVFKDQLYLADMAHKVLERVNRNLVPSKWAFRLFNTQTFSPRTSYPEQQKSLSFYAVKQLHIPAVAVEVSKNILDLDWKVRRQIEVVKAFLDEFGVSCTIPDIGPDEIATWHDPLHNVRINGQPVGNGHITLHAYTPLSVSLFGSEKYDGSREYAVYTSRRRDYNILGMEFLPLDPFQYLLFAVDGKIVRKIPIQWKGTWSKNQAAVHPIFIYSLNNNIHCRPSGTIVDVFEGDQLIMEGIWNGRKNEILNVKGFVSEKHGNSGQDVENPVLIRKSNFLGKYLREEADGCWLFRVVRETPGSPRNVLHFRVHPCVVKAIELVNAVSEKTVISLADTSIVMPPGSYRISDIWTPRDVSDAMILVDDWPVSFNEFMTWQPGESHVLRMYTARDFKHLHDIRIHVADTLAAEATAVLP
- a CDS encoding L,D-transpeptidase family protein, with protein sequence MIETRCHTSMFFIVGMCMLVVFGNAHPTWALSWPMSSHGPDSLFAIDKSKQVLLYFRKNNVSQQLDLVKKIPCATGKVNGDKFREGDMKTPEGIYFIQGKKEQGLNFGLYGDLAFVLNFPNPVDQAKGKTGHGIWLHGRGKPIKPHETRGCVALNNHDIKTFQSEVQINTTPVIIGHTISLNNDVPAHESISEQLIQATTTWAQAWDNKASRFFSFYDPHFFSKSFFEHKQGLFQRYAWIDVVIDDIKCIEGQEYCVTYFKQLYKAPGFTSEGIKRLYWKADDAGGWKIIGSEWFSTPTGLENVYVNKITTQIVEWVEYWKRSWEQGNIEEYMTCYTHNAVQGGIHGKRSIAEHKNNLIKQGKKPTRILMENPVVRLQNDGARVRFTQYYQAENGYADKGIKTLVLKRIDENHWRIISETWKRLDP
- the pyrE gene encoding orotate phosphoribosyltransferase — translated: MTHTNTSMRTRLAELLLEKSYLEGSFVLTSGQQSDYYFDCKQTALHPEGGWLIGNLCLDIIARHGGIQGVGGMTLGADPLVSAVSVLSQVRNMPLPGFIVRKTSKGHGTNQYLEGLKNFSPGDQVCMLEDVVTTGGSLITACKRVEDAGLKVAQVICVLDREQGGADALALEGYTLEALFTRASLLQEGHFA